The following are encoded together in the Nymphaea colorata isolate Beijing-Zhang1983 chromosome 14, ASM883128v2, whole genome shotgun sequence genome:
- the LOC116267467 gene encoding protein PELPK1-like yields MASSDHGCSAFLPLLLISLSMLTMSHVCLGGRYLLEAADETKTAPEEVKPHDQPTFPTIPILPKPEFPTPPETKFPEIPKLTEGQHLPEMKFPEIPNPFDLHLPGLPKLPEIPQLPMPTLPEFPVMPMPTLPGFPAFPKPTLPGFPAVP; encoded by the coding sequence ATGGCTTCTTCTGATCATGGCTGCTCTGCCTTCTTACCTCTCCTTCTCATCTCTCTGTCAATGCTAACCATGAGCCATGTATGTTTGGGTGGGCGCTATCTGTTGGAAGCAGCTGATGAGACGAAGACTGCACCAGAGGAGGTGAAGCCACATGATCAACCCACTTTCCCAACAataccaatcttgcccaagccTGAATTCCCAACTCCGCCTGAAACTAAATTCCCGGAGATCCCCAAGCTCACTGAAGGTCAGCATCTGCCTGAGATGAAGTTCCCGGAAATCCCCAACCCATTTGATCTTCATCTTCCAGGGCTGCCCAAATTGCCAGAGATCCCCCAGCTGCCCATGCCTACTCTTCCTGAGTTCCCAGTTATGCCAATGCCTACTCTTCCTGGATTCCCAGCTTTCCCCAAGCCAACTCTACCTGGATTTCCTGCTGTTCCCTAG